A genomic stretch from Lathyrus oleraceus cultivar Zhongwan6 chromosome 2, CAAS_Psat_ZW6_1.0, whole genome shotgun sequence includes:
- the LOC127121088 gene encoding AT-hook motif nuclear-localized protein 28-like yields MADNVFSPSPSFSRCISQPQESSEDLSIQPSKRSKGRPKGSKNKPKPPSIIKVEPETYMEPILIEIPAGEDVVESIIKTAWRHQADISVLRGFGLVSGITLLDSPSQNSPFTIRGECQMISLSGTYVYPNSDRVPSEFIVEPDCSSFSIHLSGNHGQVFGGVVGGRVMASSVVMVTATLLRKPKFYRVASFDGSVREVEKTDRGAIVRNDAVALVPEHSNHNNTANVFNYGVGSSSSAQLNRQVLNAPHAYVNAMQWNNSRTNIH; encoded by the coding sequence ATGGCAGACAATGTATTTTCACCATCTCCCTCCTTTAGCAGGTGCATCAGTCAGCCTCAAGAATCCTCCGAGGATCTGAGCATTCAGCCCTCCAAGAGATCCAAGGGTAGACCTAAGGGTTCCAAAAACAAACCCAAACCACCATCAATAATCAAGGTGGAGCCTGAAACCTATATGGAACCGATTTTGATTGAAATCCCTGCTGGAGAAGATGTTGTGGAATCGATAATCAAGACGGCTTGGCGTCATCAAGCTGACATCTCAGTCCTGAGAGGCTTTGGTCTTGTCTCTGGGATCACCCTTCTCGACTCCCCATCGCAGAACTCTCCGTTCACTATCCGCGGAGAATGTCAGATGATATCTCTCTCCGGAACCTATGTTTACCCTAATTCTGATCGTGTCCCGTCTGAGTTCATCGTCGAACCTGATTGTTCGTCTTTCTCCATTCACTTGTCGGGTAATCATGGTCAAGTGTTCGGCGGTGTTGTTGGAGGTAGGGTTATGGCTTCGAGTGTTGTTATGGTTACTGCCACTCTCTTGAGGAAGCCGAAGTTCTACAGGGTGGCATCCTTCGACGGAAGTGTCCGCGAAGTCGAAAAGACCGATCGCGGTGCTATCGTCCGCAATGATGCTGTTGCACTTGTACCTGAACATAGCAACCACAACAACACTGCCAATGTGTTCAATTATGGCGTTGGGAGTTCCAGTTCTGCGCAGCTAAACCGCCAAGTCCTCAATGCTCCTCATGCTTATGTGAATGCCATGCAGTGGAACAACTCTCGTACTAATATTCACTAG